A DNA window from Candidatus Hydrogenedentota bacterium contains the following coding sequences:
- a CDS encoding SUMF1/EgtB/PvdO family nonheme iron enzyme encodes MNRISFVLAVALFLAVSGAASAAPLNIAFLSAESAAEKIGPHERGAWETAQTLGNATLLLLQESGEFQDPQGAVRKLEEFQVVWYHQGDAIAYNAMYSGPAITALRSYIGNGGGALLSGGALALIDNLGVESYIRSQRRNIENYRDPAALVPEEPAHPAFAGLPLEDGRIWLSAGGCRALADFYWGGPGAAMVLGNTPRGVERPLAEYTVGKGRFIVFGWRWPDYADMENPHRENLLRLTSNLLAYLAAPDTWVPFAIRTKFPARRHPETPGVTEQQWRALRMAVEDLSKSFPDAYPGGAGFLERLAVLEAEQGALSAGSGPEAHAGIVERFAALQREALLANPLLDFDRLLMIRRSAENPGLLHNSYGNDDLPPAAYQNTVVSLDYKTPGAAPETLYTPPADVYLGDLDLHWDAERMLFSMPDDTGKWNIMELRLADGQCARVSTIEAPDIHNYDACYLPDDRIVFTSTAPIIGVPCLGGRSKVANLYLRGLDGGIRRLTNDQDHNWCPAVLNDGRVLYQRWEYADIAHAFTRLLFSMNPDGSRQMEYYGSNSFWPTAMFFARPVPGHPTKVATIVGGHHDEPRQGELVILDPTLGRTETNGVVQRIPGFGEKVEPVILDGLISTSWPRFLHPYPLSEKYFLVSCRPAWDALWGVYLVDVFDNFTLLYEEPGRAMFEPVALRRTPRPPVIPDIVKPEKKTSEVMLADVYVGPGLAGVPRGSVKSLRLISYDFTFHGLGAEPDRVGLDGPWDVKKIVGTVPVEDDGSAYFRMPAMTPVAVQPLDADGKALALMRSWMTGVPGETLSCVGCHERQNNTSAPGMQPKAFRRPPSDIAPWHGPQRGFSFEREVQPVLDAYCVDCHGPDTGPFDLTAKPAERVPSAFQMHFSPSYMELRRWVHTPTLESDAHLLPARAFHADTSRLVQILRDGHYGVSLSPEAWDRLVTWIDLNAPFHGTWKEGVASIPEKHDLALKGAARRRELHARYAGMDEDPEAIHPAPVLEKQAAAPAETPAELVMGGPVTAPAVPAGTPAVERVDLGDGMALELVRVAPGECALGTDHGLPNEAPARPVRFERGFLMGRCEITNAQFRRFDPAHDSGLETGEAYQFGDDERGFTLNRPEQPVVRVSWEQAAAFCDWLSARTGRRFALPTEEQWEYACRAGTTTPLWYGTNDSDFSACENLSDATHHTVFYPHVPTALPPWRASETRFDDHWRVSAPAGTFAANPWGLHDMHGNVAEWTASDYPAGGGTTRKVVRGGSWLDRPKRARAAFRNHYEKTQTIHDVGFRVVAEE; translated from the coding sequence ATGAATAGAATCTCCTTTGTTCTTGCGGTTGCTCTCTTCCTGGCGGTTTCAGGTGCCGCATCCGCCGCCCCCCTGAACATCGCCTTCCTGAGCGCCGAGAGCGCGGCGGAGAAAATCGGGCCGCATGAGCGGGGCGCGTGGGAGACGGCGCAGACGCTGGGGAACGCCACGCTGCTGCTGTTGCAGGAGTCGGGAGAGTTTCAGGACCCGCAGGGCGCGGTCCGGAAACTGGAGGAGTTCCAGGTGGTCTGGTACCACCAGGGGGACGCCATCGCTTACAACGCCATGTACAGCGGCCCGGCGATCACCGCCCTCCGGTCCTATATTGGAAACGGCGGCGGCGCGCTGCTGTCGGGCGGCGCGCTGGCGCTCATTGACAATCTCGGCGTGGAGAGCTACATCCGGTCGCAGCGGCGGAACATCGAGAACTACCGCGACCCTGCCGCGCTGGTGCCGGAGGAACCCGCCCACCCGGCCTTCGCCGGGCTGCCGCTGGAGGACGGGCGCATCTGGCTGAGCGCGGGCGGGTGCCGGGCCCTGGCGGACTTCTACTGGGGCGGCCCGGGTGCGGCGATGGTGCTGGGGAACACCCCGCGCGGCGTGGAGCGGCCGTTGGCGGAGTACACCGTGGGCAAGGGCCGCTTCATCGTCTTCGGATGGCGCTGGCCCGACTATGCGGACATGGAAAACCCCCACCGCGAGAACCTGCTGCGCCTGACATCGAACCTGCTGGCCTATCTGGCCGCGCCGGACACCTGGGTGCCCTTCGCCATCCGCACCAAGTTCCCCGCGCGGCGGCACCCCGAAACGCCCGGTGTCACGGAGCAGCAATGGCGCGCCCTGCGCATGGCCGTCGAGGACCTGTCGAAGTCGTTCCCGGACGCCTATCCCGGCGGCGCGGGGTTCCTGGAGCGGCTGGCGGTGCTGGAGGCGGAGCAGGGCGCCCTTTCCGCCGGGAGCGGGCCGGAGGCCCACGCGGGGATCGTGGAGCGGTTCGCGGCGCTCCAGCGCGAGGCGCTGCTGGCCAACCCGCTGCTGGACTTCGACCGCCTGCTGATGATCCGGCGCTCCGCCGAGAACCCCGGCCTGCTCCACAACTCCTACGGCAACGACGACCTGCCCCCCGCGGCGTACCAGAACACCGTGGTCTCGCTGGACTACAAAACGCCGGGGGCCGCGCCGGAGACCCTGTACACGCCGCCCGCCGACGTGTATCTTGGCGACCTGGACCTGCACTGGGACGCCGAACGGATGCTCTTTTCCATGCCCGACGACACGGGCAAGTGGAACATCATGGAGCTGCGCCTCGCCGACGGCCAGTGCGCGCGGGTGTCCACCATCGAGGCCCCGGACATCCACAACTACGACGCGTGCTACCTGCCCGACGACCGCATCGTGTTCACCTCGACGGCCCCCATCATCGGCGTGCCCTGCCTCGGCGGGCGGTCCAAGGTGGCCAACCTCTACCTGCGCGGGCTTGACGGCGGCATCCGCCGCCTGACGAACGACCAGGACCACAACTGGTGCCCGGCGGTGCTGAACGACGGGCGGGTGCTCTACCAGCGCTGGGAGTACGCCGACATCGCCCACGCCTTCACGCGCCTGCTCTTCAGCATGAACCCCGACGGCAGCCGCCAGATGGAGTACTACGGCAGCAACTCCTTCTGGCCGACGGCCATGTTCTTCGCGCGGCCCGTGCCGGGCCACCCGACGAAGGTGGCCACCATCGTCGGCGGCCACCACGACGAGCCCCGCCAGGGGGAGCTGGTCATCCTCGACCCGACCCTCGGCCGCACGGAGACCAACGGCGTGGTCCAGCGGATTCCCGGCTTCGGCGAGAAGGTGGAGCCCGTGATCCTCGACGGGCTCATCTCCACGAGCTGGCCCCGCTTCCTGCATCCGTACCCCCTCAGCGAGAAATACTTCCTCGTGTCCTGCCGCCCCGCATGGGATGCCCTCTGGGGCGTGTACCTGGTGGACGTCTTCGACAACTTCACGCTCCTGTACGAGGAGCCGGGCCGGGCGATGTTCGAGCCCGTCGCCCTGCGCCGGACGCCGCGTCCCCCGGTGATCCCCGACATCGTGAAGCCCGAAAAGAAGACCTCGGAGGTCATGCTCGCCGATGTCTATGTCGGCCCCGGACTGGCCGGGGTGCCCCGGGGCTCCGTGAAATCCCTGCGGCTCATCAGCTACGACTTCACCTTCCACGGTCTCGGCGCGGAGCCGGACCGGGTGGGGCTGGACGGCCCCTGGGACGTGAAGAAGATCGTCGGCACGGTGCCCGTGGAGGACGACGGCTCGGCGTATTTCCGCATGCCCGCCATGACCCCCGTCGCCGTGCAGCCGCTGGATGCCGACGGCAAGGCGCTCGCCCTCATGAGGAGCTGGATGACCGGCGTTCCCGGTGAGACCCTGTCCTGTGTGGGCTGCCATGAGCGGCAAAACAACACGAGCGCGCCGGGGATGCAGCCGAAGGCCTTCCGGCGTCCGCCCTCCGACATCGCCCCGTGGCACGGCCCCCAGCGGGGCTTCTCCTTCGAGCGCGAGGTCCAGCCCGTGCTGGACGCATACTGCGTGGACTGCCACGGCCCGGACACCGGCCCCTTCGACCTCACGGCCAAACCGGCGGAGCGGGTGCCCTCGGCGTTCCAGATGCACTTCTCGCCGTCCTACATGGAGCTGCGCCGCTGGGTGCACACGCCCACGCTGGAGAGCGACGCGCACCTGCTCCCCGCGCGGGCCTTCCACGCGGACACCAGCCGCCTCGTCCAGATTCTCCGCGACGGGCATTACGGCGTGAGCCTCTCCCCCGAGGCATGGGACCGCCTCGTCACCTGGATAGACCTCAACGCCCCCTTCCACGGCACGTGGAAGGAGGGGGTCGCGTCCATCCCGGAGAAGCATGACCTGGCGCTTAAGGGCGCGGCGCGGCGGCGTGAGCTGCACGCGCGGTATGCCGGGATGGACGAGGATCCCGAGGCGATCCATCCCGCGCCCGTGCTGGAGAAGCAGGCCGCCGCCCCGGCGGAGACGCCCGCTGAACTCGTCATGGGCGGGCCCGTGACCGCGCCAGCCGTACCCGCCGGAACCCCCGCAGTGGAGCGCGTGGACCTCGGCGACGGCATGGCGCTGGAGCTGGTGCGCGTGGCGCCGGGGGAGTGCGCCCTGGGAACGGACCACGGCCTGCCCAACGAGGCGCCCGCGCGCCCGGTCCGCTTTGAACGGGGCTTCCTCATGGGGCGCTGCGAAATCACCAACGCGCAGTTCCGGCGCTTCGACCCCGCGCACGACAGCGGTCTGGAGACCGGCGAGGCCTACCAGTTCGGCGACGATGAGCGCGGTTTCACCCTGAACCGTCCGGAGCAGCCTGTGGTGCGCGTGTCCTGGGAACAGGCCGCCGCCTTCTGCGATTGGCTCTCGGCGCGCACGGGCCGCCGCTTCGCCCTGCCCACGGAGGAGCAGTGGGAGTACGCCTGCCGCGCGGGCACGACGACCCCGCTCTGGTACGGGACCAACGACAGCGACTTCAGCGCCTGCGAGAACCTCTCCGACGCCACGCACCACACGGTGTTCTACCCCCATGTGCCCACGGCGCTCCCGCCGTGGCGCGCGTCCGAGACCCGCTTCGACGACCACTGGCGCGTGTCGGCCCCCGCCGGCACCTTCGCGGCGAACCCGTGGGGGCTCCACGACATGCACGGGAACGTCGCCGAATGGACCGCGTCAGACTATCCCGCCGGCGGCGGGACCACGCGCAAAGTCGTCCGGGGCGGCTCCTGGCTCGACCGCCCCAAGCGCGCCCGCGCCGCCTTCCGCAACCACTACGAAAAGACGCAGACCATCCACGACGTCGGCTTCCGTGTGGTGGCGGAGGAGTAG
- a CDS encoding Rieske (2Fe-2S) protein yields MEFVRVAKVAEFTPGVSRSVRVVGRHVRVYMDGEGVLRAMENCCRHQGADLSGGRREGSVVVCPRHGWRYDLATGACVGGDGRPLRAYHCRVEGENVLVSLFPVPEGVSAETGRPGVP; encoded by the coding sequence ATGGAGTTTGTGCGTGTGGCGAAGGTAGCGGAGTTCACGCCGGGGGTGTCGCGTTCGGTGCGGGTGGTGGGGCGGCATGTGCGGGTGTACATGGATGGGGAGGGCGTGCTGCGGGCGATGGAGAACTGCTGCCGCCACCAGGGGGCCGATTTGTCCGGCGGCCGCCGCGAGGGGAGCGTGGTGGTCTGCCCGCGCCACGGGTGGCGCTACGATTTGGCGACGGGGGCCTGCGTCGGCGGCGACGGGCGCCCGCTGCGGGCGTACCATTGCCGGGTCGAGGGGGAGAACGTGCTGGTTTCGCTGTTTCCGGTACCGGAGGGCGTTTCCGCCGAGACAGGCCGGCCCGGGGTCCCCTGA
- a CDS encoding Fic family protein, translated as MSKSPYQPPYTLTPAMLRLVAEIGEMVGRYTALAEQALTPKLRRDNRIRTIHASLAIEANTLTLEQVTAVIAGRRVLGPPREVQEVKNAFQAYEALEQWAPFREADLLAAHGILMAGLVDRPGAYRLGKVGVFRGKTLVHMAPPAARVPGLVRNLLEWIARTEEHPLVVACLAHYELEFIHPFDDGNGRMGRLWHTLLLRGWRPLLAYLPVETVVHECQEDYYRALAESDRAGDASPFIMFTLGALSQALANVATDQVTDQVTDQVARLLRVFGGGEVKAGDLMAALKLSHRASFRTSYLDPALAGGWIERTDPESPRSPAQAYRLTERGQRWLRDNE; from the coding sequence ATGAGCAAGAGTCCCTATCAGCCGCCCTACACACTCACCCCCGCCATGCTTCGCCTGGTGGCGGAGATCGGCGAGATGGTGGGCCGTTACACGGCCCTGGCCGAACAGGCGCTGACACCAAAACTCCGGCGCGACAACCGCATCCGCACCATCCACGCCTCCCTGGCCATCGAGGCCAACACGCTCACCCTGGAGCAGGTCACCGCCGTGATTGCGGGCCGGCGGGTGCTGGGGCCGCCCCGCGAGGTGCAGGAGGTGAAAAACGCCTTTCAAGCCTATGAGGCCCTGGAGCAGTGGGCCCCCTTCCGGGAGGCGGACCTCCTCGCCGCCCACGGCATCCTGATGGCCGGTCTGGTGGACCGTCCCGGGGCCTATCGCCTGGGCAAGGTGGGGGTGTTCCGCGGGAAGACCCTGGTCCACATGGCCCCGCCCGCGGCCCGGGTTCCGGGGCTGGTGCGGAATCTCCTGGAGTGGATCGCCAGAACGGAGGAGCATCCGCTGGTGGTCGCCTGTCTCGCGCACTACGAGCTGGAGTTCATCCACCCCTTCGACGATGGCAACGGGCGCATGGGAAGGCTGTGGCACACCCTCCTCCTGCGCGGCTGGCGGCCCCTGCTTGCCTACTTGCCCGTTGAAACGGTGGTGCATGAATGCCAGGAGGACTACTACCGCGCCCTGGCCGAATCCGACAGGGCCGGGGACGCCTCCCCGTTTATCATGTTCACGCTCGGGGCGCTTTCCCAGGCCCTGGCCAATGTGGCGACCGACCAAGTAACCGACCAAGTAACCGACCAAGTAGCGCGGCTGTTGCGGGTGTTCGGCGGGGGCGAGGTGAAGGCAGGTGACCTGATGGCGGCGCTGAAACTTTCCCACAGGGCGTCTTTCCGGACCTCCTATCTGGATCCGGCACTGGCGGGGGGATGGATTGAACGGACAGACCCCGAGTCTCCCAGAAGCCCGGCGCAGGCTTACCGGCTGACGGAACGGGGGCAAAGATGGTTGCGCGACAATGAATAG
- a CDS encoding Gfo/Idh/MocA family oxidoreductase, which translates to MDPHHLTRRAFLAAATTTALAAAAPRVNAARVVPRKLSPNEKMNIAGIGVGGMGRGNVDACAVTENIAALCDVDFKYAGGTLAAYPKARRHTDYRKMFDAEGDQIDAVVIATPDHTHAVIAMEAVRRGKHVYCQKPLTHSVAETRALTLAAREAGVQTQMGNQGHSSDAIRRCREWVQAGVIGPIREVHAWSDRPVGGDPWSDFPIMARPKEKPPVPDSLDWDLWLGPAKKRPYHPVYHPMSWRGFVDFGTGPLGDMGCHILDPAFWALDLGHPASVQATTTHYEPEVSAETYPRACVVRHQFPARGTMPPVALTWYDGRLRPPVPDGLPADYDFGTNGALFIGEKGFIRHGSHGAGGVHLLPEAFAKEAPQPPETIPRIPQTDGAHERDWIRACKTGEPASSNFEYGGALTEMVLLGVVAVRLPDRRLEWDGAALRVTNCKEAERLVNPPYRRGWSLEG; encoded by the coding sequence ATGGACCCGCACCACCTGACCCGCCGCGCCTTTCTGGCCGCCGCCACCACGACCGCCCTGGCCGCCGCCGCGCCGCGCGTGAACGCCGCGCGCGTGGTGCCGCGAAAACTGTCGCCCAACGAGAAAATGAACATCGCGGGCATCGGCGTGGGCGGCATGGGGCGCGGCAATGTGGACGCGTGCGCCGTGACGGAGAACATCGCCGCCCTGTGCGACGTGGACTTCAAATACGCGGGCGGCACCCTCGCCGCCTACCCGAAGGCGCGCCGCCACACGGACTACCGGAAGATGTTTGACGCCGAGGGCGACCAGATTGACGCGGTGGTCATCGCCACGCCGGACCACACCCACGCCGTCATCGCCATGGAGGCGGTGCGCCGGGGAAAGCACGTTTACTGCCAGAAGCCGCTCACGCACAGCGTCGCCGAAACGCGCGCCCTCACCCTGGCCGCCCGCGAGGCGGGCGTGCAGACGCAGATGGGCAACCAGGGGCACTCCTCCGACGCCATCCGCCGCTGCCGCGAATGGGTGCAGGCCGGGGTCATCGGCCCCATCCGCGAGGTGCACGCGTGGAGCGACCGCCCCGTGGGCGGGGATCCGTGGTCGGACTTCCCGATCATGGCGCGCCCGAAGGAGAAGCCGCCCGTGCCGGACTCGCTGGACTGGGATCTGTGGCTCGGGCCCGCGAAGAAGCGCCCCTACCACCCGGTCTACCACCCCATGTCCTGGCGCGGGTTCGTGGATTTCGGCACCGGGCCCCTCGGCGACATGGGCTGCCACATCCTCGACCCGGCCTTCTGGGCCCTCGACCTCGGGCATCCCGCCAGCGTGCAGGCCACCACGACGCACTACGAGCCGGAGGTCAGCGCGGAGACCTACCCCCGCGCGTGCGTCGTGCGGCACCAGTTCCCCGCCCGGGGCACGATGCCGCCCGTCGCCCTGACCTGGTATGACGGCCGCCTCAGGCCGCCCGTCCCGGACGGCCTGCCCGCCGACTACGACTTTGGCACCAACGGGGCCCTCTTCATCGGCGAGAAGGGATTCATCCGCCACGGCTCCCACGGCGCGGGCGGCGTCCATCTGCTGCCCGAGGCCTTTGCCAAGGAGGCCCCGCAGCCCCCCGAAACCATTCCGCGCATCCCCCAGACCGACGGCGCCCACGAGCGCGACTGGATCCGCGCCTGCAAGACCGGCGAGCCCGCATCGTCAAATTTCGAGTACGGCGGCGCGCTCACGGAGATGGTGCTGCTGGGCGTCGTGGCCGTCCGCCTCCCGGACCGCCGCCTCGAATGGGACGGCGCGGCCCTGCGCGTCACCAACTGCAAAGAGGCCGAGAGGCTCGTGAATCCGCCCTACCGCCGGGGCTGGTCGCTGGAGGGGTAG
- a CDS encoding DUF1858 domain-containing protein, with translation MSDAENSAKHFRADMAVAEAMAVHPRVAEVFAAFHLGGCAHCGISHYETIEQVCAAYGVEVEMLLEVLEGIMEKDPLPEAGQ, from the coding sequence ATGTCGGACGCGGAAAACAGCGCGAAACACTTCAGGGCGGACATGGCGGTCGCGGAGGCCATGGCGGTGCATCCCCGCGTGGCCGAAGTCTTCGCCGCCTTCCACCTCGGCGGCTGCGCCCACTGCGGCATCAGCCACTACGAGACCATCGAGCAGGTCTGCGCCGCCTACGGCGTCGAGGTCGAAATGCTCCTCGAGGTCCTCGAGGGCATCATGGAAAAAGATCCCCTCCCCGAAGCCGGCCAGTAG